The Hymenobacter sp. GOD-10R genome includes a window with the following:
- a CDS encoding vWA domain-containing protein gives MNKLFFAVLAIMLAAVLLARGQQSNPTKANPLVAKSVADTLMVHGRVTDKTGQGIPSVMVLAKDSKTSGLTDVNGNYRLILSKSSKTLVFSQIGYITIEKAIDKQHTINVTLKEDARQLNETVVVAYGTKRVLTGRVSGVAVTKRRANAPSKSGKYEAVPDLSGLEGGTGTEPAQNIVKNKVFTYVERIPVFRAPENRESYSKIQENSFHSARQEPLSTFSIDVDAASYANVRRFLNQGQRPPRDAVRIEEMVNYFTYDYPQSTGTEPFSVTTELAACPWNPQHQLVHIGLQGRKVETQNLPPANLVFLIDVSGSMMNADKLPLVQASLRLLVKELRPQDKVAMVVYAGAAGLVLPPTSGAQREKILGAIDQLQAGGSTAGGAGLRLAYRVAREQFQKGGNNRVILATDGDFNVGEQSNDAMEQLVTQERESGVFLTVLGVGEGNLQDSKMELLADKGNGNYAYLDNLDEAHRVLVRQFGGTLFTIAKDVKLQLEFNPARVQQYRLIGYENRTLAAEDFNNDRKDAGELGSGHTVTALYEVVPVGAPPVVDKLKYQPTATVTSGANSADVMTVKLRYKEPQGTTSRLLERSLRGTANPIDKASENLRFAAAVAQFGMLLRQSDYLGSATYANTINLASGARGKDPEGYRAELVRLVKMAEGLRPDAQVYGAR, from the coding sequence ATGAACAAGCTCTTTTTCGCCGTTCTCGCCATCATGCTAGCCGCCGTGCTGCTAGCTCGCGGCCAACAGTCAAATCCTACGAAAGCAAACCCTCTTGTAGCTAAGTCTGTGGCCGATACGCTCATGGTTCACGGGCGCGTCACGGACAAAACCGGCCAAGGAATACCCAGCGTGATGGTGCTGGCGAAGGACTCTAAAACGAGTGGTTTGACTGATGTCAATGGTAACTACCGCTTAATCCTTTCGAAAAGTAGTAAGACGTTAGTGTTTAGCCAGATTGGGTACATCACGATCGAAAAAGCTATTGACAAACAGCATACTATCAACGTAACCCTCAAAGAAGACGCAAGGCAGCTGAATGAAACCGTCGTGGTGGCTTATGGTACCAAAAGAGTACTAACAGGCAGAGTTAGCGGCGTGGCCGTTACAAAAAGACGTGCAAATGCACCTAGCAAATCAGGTAAGTACGAAGCAGTGCCTGACCTAAGTGGGCTTGAAGGTGGAACTGGTACCGAGCCTGCGCAAAACATTGTTAAAAACAAGGTATTTACCTACGTAGAGCGAATTCCGGTATTTCGTGCACCGGAAAACCGCGAGTCGTATTCTAAAATTCAAGAGAACAGCTTCCACTCCGCCCGGCAAGAACCCTTAAGCACCTTCTCCATCGACGTTGATGCGGCGAGCTACGCCAACGTGCGGCGATTCCTCAACCAAGGCCAGCGCCCACCGCGCGACGCTGTGCGCATCGAGGAAATGGTGAACTACTTCACTTACGACTACCCGCAGTCCACCGGCACCGAGCCCTTCTCCGTCACCACGGAGCTAGCTGCCTGCCCTTGGAACCCGCAACACCAGCTGGTGCACATAGGCTTGCAAGGCCGCAAGGTGGAGACTCAGAACTTACCGCCAGCCAATCTGGTGTTCCTCATCGACGTATCGGGTTCGATGATGAACGCCGACAAGCTGCCGTTGGTGCAAGCTAGCTTACGGTTGCTAGTGAAGGAGTTGCGCCCGCAGGACAAGGTAGCAATGGTAGTGTATGCCGGCGCAGCAGGCTTGGTACTGCCCCCAACTTCTGGTGCGCAGCGGGAGAAAATCCTAGGTGCCATCGACCAATTGCAGGCGGGTGGCTCCACGGCTGGCGGCGCGGGCTTGCGCCTAGCGTATCGTGTCGCTCGTGAGCAGTTCCAGAAAGGCGGCAACAACCGCGTGATTCTCGCCACCGACGGCGACTTCAACGTGGGCGAGCAAAGCAACGACGCTATGGAACAGCTCGTTACGCAAGAGCGTGAGTCAGGCGTGTTCCTCACGGTGCTTGGCGTAGGCGAAGGCAACTTGCAGGACAGTAAAATGGAGTTGCTCGCCGACAAAGGCAACGGCAACTACGCATACCTCGACAACCTCGACGAAGCGCACCGGGTGCTGGTGCGGCAGTTTGGCGGCACGCTGTTCACTATTGCCAAAGACGTGAAGCTACAACTCGAATTCAACCCGGCCCGCGTGCAGCAATATCGCCTGATCGGCTACGAGAATCGCACCCTCGCCGCCGAGGACTTCAATAACGACCGCAAAGATGCCGGCGAGCTAGGCTCCGGCCACACCGTCACGGCTCTCTACGAAGTTGTGCCCGTGGGTGCGCCGCCAGTAGTAGATAAGCTTAAGTATCAGCCTACTGCGACCGTCACGTCGGGAGCTAACTCTGCCGATGTAATGACGGTGAAGTTGCGCTACAAAGAGCCACAGGGCACCACGAGCCGCCTGCTAGAGCGGAGCCTACGCGGCACGGCTAACCCTATCGATAAGGCTTCCGAAAACCTGCGCTTTGCCGCCGCAGTGGCGCAATTTGGTATGCTCCTGCGCCAATCCGATTACCTAGGTTCGGCTACGTATGCCAACACCATCAACCTAGCCAGCGGCGCCCGGGGCAAAGACCCGGAAGGCTACCGCGCTGAGCTGGTGCGGCTGGTGAAAATGGCGGAAGGCTTGCGGCCCGATGCGCAGGTTTATGGAGCCCGTTAG
- a CDS encoding RNA polymerase sigma factor, which translates to METTDEALMTQVQADNLDQLVPLFERYHQPLFSFLCRLTGDREVSQDLTQNVFYRVLKYRASYHAGQPFRAWIYQLARNVHTDHWQQNRRPTSDVEQVEHTASYGRSALAQAAVTDRDAALQEALALLPPDQREILVLHRFQGFDYAEIGELLGCTAGAARVKAHRALEALRKIYFS; encoded by the coding sequence GTGGAAACAACCGACGAGGCACTGATGACGCAGGTACAGGCCGACAACCTGGACCAACTCGTGCCGCTGTTCGAGCGCTACCACCAGCCGTTGTTCAGCTTCCTGTGCCGGCTCACCGGCGACCGGGAGGTGAGCCAAGACCTGACCCAGAATGTGTTCTACCGCGTGTTGAAATACCGCGCTAGCTACCACGCCGGTCAGCCGTTTCGGGCCTGGATCTACCAGCTTGCCCGCAACGTGCACACCGACCACTGGCAGCAAAACCGCCGCCCCACCTCCGACGTGGAGCAAGTGGAGCACACCGCTAGCTACGGGCGTTCGGCCCTGGCCCAAGCCGCCGTCACCGACCGGGATGCGGCGTTGCAGGAAGCCCTAGCCCTGCTGCCTCCCGATCAGCGGGAAATCTTGGTGCTGCACCGCTTCCAGGGTTTCGACTACGCCGAAATCGGAGAGCTGCTGGGCTGCACCGCCGGAGCTGCCCGCGTGAAAGCGCACCGCGCCTTGGAAGCGTTGCGTAAAATTTACTTCAGTTGA
- a CDS encoding HEAT repeat domain-containing protein: MHTSFTSHDLPASCAALEDLLPAYAEGELAPAEQAQVEAHLATCLACQAKVAQYQTLAEDLVGLPLACPTPEMRTDFMAMLQCEKVALSTAPTAPVAKAEPKVEQEAKVISMWSRPATRQWLQIAASILLVAVGVVLGMTLRPSADQLAANQTRKPSLATQLATAATQPATASDRIQLVSNAPASDQQSDATVLVLVNTLNTDANPNVRLAACEALYRLRKDPRVGPALVRSLPLQTDPNVQITLIELLVELRTPEAVPQLERLAQRRDALPVVRQQAEQGIGLLI; the protein is encoded by the coding sequence ATGCATACGTCTTTCACCTCTCACGATCTGCCTGCTTCCTGCGCCGCGCTGGAAGACTTGCTGCCGGCCTACGCCGAGGGCGAGCTAGCCCCGGCGGAGCAGGCCCAAGTGGAAGCACACCTAGCTACTTGCCTAGCATGCCAAGCGAAAGTAGCCCAGTACCAGACCCTAGCTGAAGATTTGGTTGGCTTACCCCTCGCCTGCCCCACACCAGAGATGCGCACCGACTTTATGGCGATGCTGCAATGCGAAAAAGTTGCTTTATCAACGGCGCCAACCGCACCAGTTGCGAAAGCCGAACCGAAAGTTGAGCAGGAAGCTAAGGTGATATCGATGTGGAGCCGGCCTGCTACGCGGCAATGGTTGCAAATAGCCGCTAGCATCCTGCTGGTAGCCGTGGGTGTGGTGCTGGGAATGACGTTGCGCCCTAGTGCTGACCAGCTTGCCGCGAATCAAACGCGTAAGCCTTCCTTGGCTACCCAACTGGCCACGGCAGCCACCCAGCCCGCTACCGCCAGCGACCGGATTCAGCTGGTGAGCAACGCACCCGCCTCCGACCAACAGAGTGATGCTACCGTGTTGGTACTCGTTAATACGCTTAACACCGACGCCAACCCCAACGTGCGCCTAGCTGCTTGCGAAGCGCTCTACCGCCTTCGCAAAGACCCGCGCGTGGGTCCGGCGCTGGTACGTTCGCTGCCCTTGCAGACCGACCCTAACGTGCAGATTACCCTGATTGAGCTGCTCGTGGAGCTGCGCACTCCCGAAGCAGTGCCCCAATTAGAACGCCTTGCCCAACGCCGCGACGCCCTGCCGGTCGTGCGCCAGCAGGCAGAGCAAGGCATTGGCTTACTGATCTAA
- a CDS encoding porin family protein codes for MNFLRLCGRAAVAILLVSASLSSAYAQVFKPIHRPVYTYYEAPVHPSKARNIKFGVRAGLNVSDWSGEAAQALIATSQLSNAALAKDTRTGFHAGLYASILMGKHFAIEPGVLYSQKGVTAMGTVPVEQGEVINLQQGSATARMSYIDVPVLLKAYVTKGFYLYAGPQASYLAKGNVHVTSGNGEASAYQKDIDVKDQFRSLDLGVVGGLGYQFHNGLGLSAGYDYGLSSLDNSNRYDSQNRVFKASASFSF; via the coding sequence ATGAACTTCCTGCGTCTTTGCGGCCGCGCCGCTGTGGCTATTCTTTTGGTTTCCGCTTCTCTGTCAAGCGCTTATGCTCAAGTATTTAAGCCTATCCATCGGCCGGTATATACTTATTATGAGGCGCCTGTACACCCAAGCAAGGCCCGCAATATCAAGTTTGGGGTACGAGCTGGCTTGAACGTATCCGACTGGTCTGGCGAAGCGGCTCAAGCGTTGATTGCGACCAGCCAGCTATCCAACGCGGCCCTAGCCAAAGATACTCGGACGGGCTTCCACGCCGGTTTGTACGCCAGCATTCTGATGGGCAAGCACTTCGCCATCGAACCGGGCGTGTTGTACTCGCAAAAAGGTGTCACGGCAATGGGCACCGTGCCCGTTGAGCAGGGCGAGGTTATTAACCTTCAGCAAGGCTCAGCTACGGCGCGCATGAGCTACATTGATGTGCCGGTGTTGCTTAAAGCGTACGTCACGAAGGGCTTCTACCTCTATGCTGGTCCGCAGGCTTCGTACCTAGCCAAAGGCAACGTGCACGTGACCTCGGGCAATGGTGAAGCATCTGCTTATCAGAAAGATATCGATGTAAAAGACCAGTTTCGCTCCCTCGATCTTGGCGTGGTGGGTGGCCTAGGCTATCAGTTCCACAACGGCCTAGGCCTAAGCGCCGGCTACGACTACGGTCTCTCCTCGCTCGACAACAGCAACCGTTACGATTCTCAAAACCGGGTCTTCAAAGCCTCGGCGAGTTTCTCGTTCTAG
- a CDS encoding sigma-70 family RNA polymerase sigma factor, which produces MFFKRRPKSPAELSDEELLVRYRRQGDVADLGALYERHMPAVFAICRRYLRPDEDAQDAVMQLFEKLVVTLRQHEVSNFSAWLHTTARNHCLMQLRARQRAGPESGPLVLHFPDAAAVESAPAAHLGDEADDLALTEERLQAMEHALAELPDGQRRCLELFYLQKKCYREIADETGFDLGLVKSHLQNGKRNLKRSLESSANAAR; this is translated from the coding sequence ATGTTTTTCAAGCGCCGCCCGAAGTCGCCCGCCGAGCTATCCGATGAGGAGCTGCTCGTTCGCTACCGTCGCCAAGGCGACGTGGCCGACCTAGGTGCGCTCTATGAGCGGCACATGCCCGCGGTGTTTGCCATCTGCCGCCGTTATCTGCGCCCCGATGAAGACGCCCAAGACGCTGTAATGCAGTTGTTTGAGAAGCTCGTTGTCACGCTGCGGCAGCACGAGGTAAGCAACTTTTCCGCTTGGCTGCACACCACGGCGCGCAACCATTGCCTTATGCAGCTACGCGCCCGCCAGCGGGCCGGCCCCGAGAGCGGACCGCTGGTGTTACACTTTCCCGACGCGGCGGCTGTGGAATCGGCACCCGCCGCGCATCTAGGGGATGAAGCCGACGACCTAGCTCTCACCGAAGAACGCCTCCAAGCCATGGAACACGCCCTGGCCGAGTTACCAGACGGGCAGCGTCGCTGCTTGGAACTGTTTTACCTCCAAAAGAAATGTTACCGGGAAATAGCCGACGAAACCGGCTTTGACCTAGGTCTTGTGAAAAGCCACTTGCAAAACGGCAAACGCAACCTCAAACGCTCGCTCGAATCCTCTGCCAATGCGGCCCGCTAA
- a CDS encoding DUF4097 family beta strand repeat-containing protein, with amino-acid sequence MKPILSPSKPTIMRSSFFSLLVAGFALGVVPGAVAQKIIEKNAPLAKGQRVVLNLPQGNAIRIRAGVGKTLAVKASVDINQNKLNDALLLTLTNTSDAVTLNAELNEEMLKASPSSDCPDNGPRTYSNWSNGKKGYSICTNITYDITVPEGIDLTVSTISGSIDVQGPTGDLDAKSISGDVNVKGATAAIKAKSISGAVDVSWPAAKGAELAMKTITGEVYTDQDIVFQNKRNNSGPVGYQLRGTLNGTGPLVQLESISNDVYFRKTK; translated from the coding sequence ATGAAACCTATTCTTTCACCCTCAAAGCCTACCATCATGCGTTCCTCTTTCTTCTCTCTTCTAGTAGCTGGATTCGCGCTGGGCGTAGTGCCTGGTGCAGTAGCCCAAAAAATTATCGAAAAGAACGCGCCCCTAGCGAAAGGCCAGCGTGTAGTGCTCAACTTGCCGCAGGGCAACGCCATTCGCATCCGGGCGGGTGTCGGCAAAACCTTGGCCGTGAAAGCGAGCGTCGACATCAACCAGAACAAGCTCAACGATGCACTACTACTGACGCTCACTAACACCAGCGATGCGGTCACCTTGAATGCAGAGCTGAACGAGGAAATGCTGAAGGCCTCACCATCCAGCGACTGTCCTGATAACGGCCCACGCACGTACTCCAACTGGTCGAACGGCAAGAAAGGCTACTCCATCTGCACCAATATCACCTACGACATCACCGTTCCCGAGGGCATTGACCTAACGGTGAGCACTATCAGTGGCTCCATCGACGTGCAAGGCCCCACCGGCGACCTCGACGCCAAATCCATCAGCGGCGACGTGAACGTGAAGGGCGCCACGGCAGCTATCAAAGCTAAATCCATCAGCGGCGCTGTCGATGTAAGTTGGCCCGCCGCGAAAGGCGCTGAGCTAGCCATGAAGACCATCACCGGCGAAGTGTACACCGATCAGGACATTGTGTTCCAGAACAAGCGCAACAACTCCGGCCCGGTCGGCTACCAACTGCGCGGCACGCTCAACGGCACTGGTCCGCTTGTGCAGCTAGAGTCGATCAGCAACGACGTGTACTTCCGCAAAACGAAGTAA
- a CDS encoding VWA domain-containing protein, with translation MKLHHLLPLGLLATATLLPSCHQQQPVEKQVAVNEMIMVPPVPSAPLPRAYESTVNNTPVSDAGIASSAEGESYAKVPENSFLSAKQAPLSTFSIDVDPASYSNVRRFLTENNALPPAAAVRTEELINYFHYDYPAAPANVPCTLTTEVATCPWNAQHQLALVGVQGRDVPTDQLPPANLVFLLDVSGSMDQPDKLPLLKESFRLLVKSLRPQDYISIVVYAGAAGLVLPPTPGSEPETILEALDKLEAGGSTAGGEGIRLAYEVARQNFRTSANNRVVLATDGDFNVGEQSEEALEQLITQQRQSGIFLSVLGFGEGNLQDSKMELLADKGNGNYAYIDNLSEGRRVLVQQFGGTLFTLAKDVKIQVEFNPARVREYRLIGYENRMLKDEDFNNDRKDAGELGAGQQVTALYEIVPVDAPPTIDKLKYQSTVVATPAANSADIMTVKLRYQEPQGHQSQLLARELRGAVPSIDRASDNLRFAAAVAQFGMLLRQSDYRGQATYANTTDLASSARRSDPDGYRAQFLELVRKAADLSVTTATTETR, from the coding sequence ATGAAACTGCACCACCTGCTGCCCCTGGGGCTGCTGGCAACGGCTACGCTTTTGCCTAGCTGCCACCAACAGCAACCCGTCGAAAAACAAGTTGCCGTAAATGAAATGATAATGGTTCCGCCCGTTCCTTCGGCTCCACTACCTCGTGCATACGAATCAACAGTTAACAATACACCTGTTTCAGACGCAGGTATAGCTAGCTCAGCTGAGGGCGAGTCGTATGCTAAGGTTCCGGAAAACAGCTTCTTATCGGCGAAGCAAGCGCCGCTCAGTACGTTCTCGATTGATGTTGATCCGGCTTCTTATAGCAACGTGCGCCGCTTCCTAACAGAAAACAACGCCCTCCCACCCGCCGCTGCCGTGCGGACCGAGGAGCTTATTAACTACTTCCACTACGATTATCCTGCTGCGCCTGCCAATGTGCCGTGCACGCTCACGACTGAAGTTGCGACGTGCCCTTGGAATGCGCAGCACCAGCTAGCCCTCGTGGGTGTACAAGGCCGCGACGTGCCCACCGACCAACTGCCGCCTGCCAACTTAGTTTTCTTGCTCGATGTATCGGGCTCAATGGATCAACCAGATAAGCTGCCATTGCTGAAAGAGTCGTTTCGTTTGTTGGTCAAATCGTTGCGGCCACAGGACTACATTTCCATCGTGGTATATGCCGGCGCCGCGGGCCTCGTGTTGCCTCCAACTCCTGGCTCTGAGCCGGAAACTATCCTAGAAGCGCTAGATAAACTAGAAGCAGGCGGCTCCACGGCCGGCGGAGAAGGCATTCGGCTGGCCTACGAAGTGGCTCGCCAAAACTTCCGCACCAGCGCCAACAACCGCGTCGTGCTCGCCACGGATGGAGATTTCAACGTGGGTGAGCAGTCAGAAGAGGCATTAGAACAATTGATTACGCAACAGCGCCAATCGGGCATTTTTCTCTCCGTGCTAGGTTTTGGCGAAGGCAACTTGCAGGACAGCAAGATGGAGTTGCTGGCCGACAAAGGCAATGGCAACTACGCCTACATTGATAACCTATCGGAAGGGCGGCGCGTGCTGGTGCAACAGTTTGGCGGCACGCTCTTTACGCTTGCCAAAGACGTAAAAATTCAGGTCGAGTTCAATCCGGCGCGGGTGCGAGAATACCGTCTGATCGGCTACGAGAACCGCATGTTGAAAGACGAAGACTTCAATAACGACCGCAAAGACGCCGGTGAGCTAGGTGCTGGGCAGCAGGTAACTGCCCTCTACGAAATTGTGCCCGTGGATGCCCCACCTACAATAGACAAACTGAAGTATCAATCAACCGTCGTAGCAACTCCGGCCGCCAACTCTGCCGATATCATGACGGTGAAGCTGCGCTACCAAGAACCGCAAGGTCATCAAAGTCAGCTACTAGCCAGAGAGTTGCGCGGGGCAGTGCCATCCATCGATCGTGCTTCCGACAACCTGCGCTTTGCCGCCGCCGTGGCGCAGTTTGGTATGCTCCTGCGCCAGTCTGACTACCGCGGCCAGGCTACTTATGCTAATACAACCGACCTAGCTAGCAGCGCCCGCCGCTCCGACCCTGATGGTTACCGTGCGCAATTTTTGGAGCTGGTCCGAAAAGCTGCCGACTTAAGTGTGACTACTGCCACAACTGAAACCCGCTAA
- a CDS encoding DUF4097 family beta strand repeat-containing protein yields MKKSVLLAAASLVLAASSALHAQEYRTKLGGKANKIVIEMQAGDVNIEGTDGDEVIIKGNGYEEPNKRAEGLHPVYNSAVDNTKLGLSVTSTDNTLRIVKASRKDATYTIRVPRRADVSFTQSGWGGGGDLLLQNLNGSLEVTMKNASAKLLNVTGPVVANTVSGDITVRFASLRPEPSSISVVSGDVDVTLPSSSKTTLTMRSISGELYTDLDLSMGKGTGNENMRQVGGQTVSGTLNGGGTALSLKTVSGDVFVRKAK; encoded by the coding sequence ATGAAAAAGTCTGTTTTGCTGGCTGCGGCCAGCCTCGTACTCGCCGCCTCTTCTGCTCTCCACGCCCAGGAATACCGCACCAAGCTAGGCGGAAAGGCAAATAAAATCGTCATCGAAATGCAAGCCGGCGACGTGAACATAGAAGGAACGGACGGCGACGAAGTAATCATCAAAGGCAATGGCTATGAAGAACCCAACAAGCGCGCGGAAGGCCTGCATCCCGTCTACAACTCGGCCGTCGACAACACCAAGCTAGGTCTGTCGGTAACCAGCACCGATAACACGCTGCGCATCGTGAAAGCCTCGCGCAAGGATGCTACCTACACCATCCGAGTGCCGCGTCGCGCCGATGTGTCTTTCACCCAAAGCGGCTGGGGTGGCGGTGGCGACTTGTTGCTCCAGAACCTGAATGGCAGCTTAGAAGTGACCATGAAAAACGCCAGTGCCAAGCTGCTGAACGTGACGGGCCCCGTGGTAGCCAACACCGTGAGCGGCGACATCACCGTGCGCTTTGCTAGTCTCCGCCCCGAACCTAGCTCCATTTCGGTAGTCAGCGGCGACGTAGATGTGACGCTGCCTAGCAGCAGCAAAACCACTCTTACCATGCGCTCCATTTCCGGTGAACTCTACACCGACCTCGACCTGAGCATGGGCAAAGGAACTGGCAACGAGAACATGCGTCAAGTAGGCGGCCAAACGGTAAGCGGCACCCTCAACGGCGGCGGTACAGCCCTCAGCCTCAAAACGGTAAGCGGCGACGTGTTCGTGCGCAAAGCCAAGTAG
- a CDS encoding kelch repeat-containing protein, with protein sequence MKAALPFTCHAVLTTALTFATSVALAQGSLTFVARSPLPTAHYGMGYCNDQLAIYSVAGGSATAAYTADVYRYDIAGNLWGIGTASLTPQRFSSAAILDPSLSAGLIYVLNGQNASGGAVPLVESVRVADGTSGPSFGNPLPTTSAGSAVWNGILYCYGGSVGTTYYNNLRSYNRLTNSWTNLAPMPESKSTVGAVVNGKIYVFGGYNGVVNSNRVDAYDIASNQWQPLGTLPTTVSNQAVAVQGDWIWLVGDFTNQSYLAAYNTQTKQLRTFTSNLPPRRNAGAAVVNNQLYIWGGNTASANSSALNDMWRADVSFVVTANTMAKNLPVLDAYPNPSASGRFIITLPSRADVQLVVSDAQGRLIRELNLARNSSTYELDLGQEAAGLYLVRAQVAGQPVATCRLMRN encoded by the coding sequence ATGAAAGCAGCGCTACCCTTTACCTGCCACGCAGTGTTGACCACTGCGCTAACCTTCGCGACAAGCGTTGCCCTGGCGCAAGGTTCGCTCACCTTTGTTGCCCGGTCTCCGCTGCCCACAGCGCACTACGGCATGGGCTATTGCAACGACCAGCTGGCCATTTATAGCGTAGCGGGTGGTAGCGCCACAGCTGCCTACACCGCCGATGTCTACCGCTACGACATAGCTGGTAACCTATGGGGAATTGGCACCGCCTCCTTGACGCCCCAACGCTTCAGCTCGGCGGCCATTCTTGACCCTAGCCTCAGCGCCGGGCTGATTTACGTGCTGAACGGGCAGAACGCCAGCGGCGGCGCGGTGCCATTGGTAGAATCGGTGCGGGTGGCCGACGGCACCAGCGGACCTAGCTTTGGCAATCCGCTGCCTACTACCTCGGCGGGCTCAGCGGTTTGGAACGGAATACTTTACTGCTACGGCGGCTCCGTCGGGACCACCTACTACAATAACCTGCGGTCTTACAACCGTCTGACTAACAGCTGGACAAACCTGGCGCCGATGCCCGAAAGTAAGTCGACGGTGGGAGCGGTGGTGAACGGGAAAATCTATGTCTTTGGCGGTTACAACGGCGTAGTCAACTCCAACCGCGTCGACGCATACGACATTGCCAGCAACCAATGGCAGCCCTTGGGCACGTTGCCAACGACTGTTTCCAACCAAGCCGTAGCTGTGCAGGGCGACTGGATCTGGCTGGTAGGCGACTTTACAAACCAAAGCTACCTAGCTGCCTACAATACCCAAACAAAGCAGCTGCGTACGTTCACGTCCAACTTGCCACCACGCCGCAACGCCGGAGCCGCCGTCGTGAACAACCAGCTGTACATATGGGGCGGTAACACCGCTTCCGCTAACTCTTCGGCTCTCAACGATATGTGGCGAGCCGACGTGAGCTTTGTCGTGACGGCAAACACGATGGCGAAGAACCTACCTGTGCTCGACGCTTATCCCAACCCGTCGGCGTCGGGGCGGTTTATCATCACGCTGCCTAGCCGGGCCGACGTGCAACTGGTCGTAAGCGACGCCCAAGGTCGACTAATACGCGAGCTGAACCTAGCTCGCAACAGCTCGACTTACGAGCTCGACCTAGGTCAGGAAGCTGCGGGCCTCTACTTGGTGCGCGCTCAAGTGGCAGGGCAGCCAGTGGCTACTTGCCGACTAATGCGCAATTAG